From the genome of Toxoplasma gondii ME49 chromosome XII, whole genome shotgun sequence:
CGAGATGGAACAAGGATGTTGCTTTGCCTCTGCGTAAAACGTATGGCTCGAGTCAAATTCCCGCGCGAATGTGTCTCTCGCGTAGATCGGCGGCAAAAAccaccttaaaaccaaaacgcacgcagagcatgagtctcaGCTTAACGGAAcaagtaaaacgacattgGGAGTAGTGGTCCTatcaggtgtatgtacactgaATCATTTTGAACAGCCACTGGTTTTGCCATACGCAGTGGTTAGCGAAGGCGCATCGGCCAGTGGCAGAATCAAATCTCCGCATATACCAACGGCGCAAATCTAATTGACCACTCTGCTAGCGAGTAAAATTGAATCGATATTATGGCTAGCGTGGGAACCATCGGCAACCAGTGGGGGCACATTAGTGGGAAGCTCGAAGCGTTGTCATCCCAAGGACAGGATTCGCGGGAGCAGGTACGATGCCACGAAGACCAGTCTCCACCATGGCCCCGGTGGTATAATCCCCTCTCGATCCAGCTACAGCTTCTAAGAACGACCAATGAAAAACTGGACGAACGAGTGAAGGAACTCAGCACCAGAAAGCTCCTCCTCCAGCAGTTACTCTCACGTTTGGAGGCAGATGCGAGACGGAAGGCAGCTGAGAGTGAACTTCAAGCGGAAAAAACCAGTGGCACTCGGGAGCGACTACACAAAGCTTTGAGCCGCAAGCGGGTACACAAACATTTGAGCAGCATGACAGGCAAAAGCTCCATGTTACTTTTAGGAACTAGTTTTCGCAAATACGTGGATGAAGGCCGGTCTCACTTGCGCATCCCTTCATCATATCACGAAGTGAGTTTCTAACACAAGTGATAATCTCTCAGCGCACCACTTATATAACGTGGTTGCAGTCTGAGAAAGGGCGTTGATGCTTTGATGATGGCGATGGCCTCCAAAGACAATTACCTCTGTGCCACTTTGGGTGGGTCTCTAGCGGATCGTCAGCGATCCACCACAGTCATGAAAGAACTGAAAAATGGAGAAATGCGTACGTGCCCCTAGACCCACAAGTCCCAGTGCTGGTCTAACACACACAGTTCAGTAATGTCAAGCTGTCTAGCGGCTCttgcgaaggagaaaagcatGATGCCAGTGAGTTGAATTCGCCGTATCAACCCCGGGAACAAATGCAAGGTTTGGTTTTCTTGCAGCCTGCGCGGTTGACTCTTGAGGAGAAACATGCACTTCTCAAGGCGATCGTGTCCGATTCGGATCTTCTGTCGAATGATGACAGGGTAAGCCTTGCCGGACAGATACGGAATTCGCTAACTAATGCACAGGGAAACCAGAGGCTCCTTCTGGCATTCAGAAGATGTGTCTTATTGAAAGTGTACGCCCTTCACGGTGGAATGACTGCACCGCACAGTGACGAAAAGGATATGCGAAGGCTAATCGAACAAGTGACGCAACATGCAAGGGCTGGTTTCCGAAATGCCGTGGAGGCGGACGACCTGAATTCTGATACGAGGCCAACTCAACACTCCGTTTCAAAAGCCTGTGCTGAGCCATATCAGAGAAACGCACCCGCGGATCCTCAGCGGCTCAGTTCCAATGCATCGGAACTCACGCGATACGACATCGCTGTCGCTGAGAGTTCCGACATACACTGCGGGCCAAGAAACACGACACGCCTTGAAAACACATCTTTGCTATAACGCTGTTGTTGAACATTCAGCACGCTTACGCAGACACCGAAACAAACAAGTTTTCCTCCGGAAACTCTCATTTTTGAATTTGAGTCTCTCAAGCATGCACCGAATAAGACCCCAAACCAAGGGATAGCAGCTTCGACGAGTCTATAACCGGTATCTACCGTAGAGAGACGAACACACGCTAGCATATCGCTCACTGCATCCGTGTGCTTCGTAAACCGTGAGTTTGTTTCATTTGATGTTTCCACGCGTGTATATCTCCGCACCATAGTCCCTATCGTTCGTCAATGCTGTACAGCGCAGTAGTATGGTCAAGGGGCAGATAAGAGAGAGTAATACTGAACTTTCAACGACATCATGAACCGTCG
Proteins encoded in this window:
- a CDS encoding hypothetical protein (encoded by transcript TGME49_278565); protein product: MASVGTIGNQWGHISGKLEALSSQGQDSREQLQLLRTTNEKLDERVKELSTRKLLLQQLLSRLEADARRKAAESELQAEKTSGTRERLHKALSRKRELVFANTWMKAGLTCASLHHITNLRKGVDALMMAMASKDNYLCATLGGSLADRQRSTTVMKELKNGEMLMSSCLAALAKEKSMMPPARLTLEEKHALLKAIVSDSDLLSNDDRRLLLAFRRCVLLKVYALHGGMTAPHSDEKDMRRLIEQVTQHARAGFRNAVEADDLNSDTRPTQHSVSKACAEPYQRNAPADPQRLSSNASELTRYDIAVAESSDIHCGPRNTTRLENTSLL